Proteins encoded by one window of Paenibacillus urinalis:
- the odhB gene encoding 2-oxoglutarate dehydrogenase complex dihydrolipoyllysine-residue succinyltransferase, giving the protein MSEIKVPAMGESITEGTISRWIVKEGDTVNQGDVLLEVETDKVNIEISAEESGVITSILHQEGDTVQIGETIAQLEAGAGAKESAAASAPPAPAPQASEAPPVSAPVKNEPAPKAEEEGANGYTATPSARKLARERGIDLDQVQTRDPIGRIHSDDVKSHGSVPAAPAAAPSKPASAPAPAAEVNPGKSVERSKMSRRRATIAKRLVAAQQTAAMLTTFNEVDMTAILDVRKRRKDKFKEKHDVGLGFMSFFTKAVVGALKQFPLVNAEIDGDDIVVKKFYDIGIAVSAKEGLVVPVVRDADRLSFAEIERNIGELASKARSNSLSLNELQGGTFTITNGGIFGSLLSTPILNSPQVGILGMHKIQVRPVAIDDERMENRPMMYIALSYDHRIIDGSDAVRFLVTVKELLEDPESLLLEG; this is encoded by the coding sequence GTGAGCGAAATTAAAGTACCGGCTATGGGAGAATCCATCACGGAGGGAACAATATCCAGATGGATCGTTAAAGAAGGGGATACCGTCAATCAAGGAGATGTACTGCTTGAAGTAGAGACGGATAAGGTCAACATTGAGATCAGTGCGGAAGAGAGCGGAGTCATTACAAGCATCCTTCATCAAGAAGGGGACACGGTACAGATTGGTGAGACGATTGCACAGTTAGAAGCAGGAGCAGGAGCCAAAGAATCAGCTGCGGCTTCTGCACCACCGGCTCCGGCGCCACAAGCTTCAGAAGCACCACCGGTCTCGGCACCTGTGAAGAATGAGCCCGCTCCCAAAGCAGAGGAAGAAGGTGCCAATGGCTATACAGCCACGCCTTCTGCTCGTAAATTAGCGCGTGAACGCGGAATCGATCTCGACCAAGTGCAAACCCGGGATCCGATCGGACGCATCCATTCTGATGACGTAAAATCTCATGGTTCTGTACCGGCTGCTCCAGCAGCAGCTCCAAGCAAGCCTGCTAGTGCACCTGCCCCAGCAGCAGAAGTAAACCCTGGGAAATCGGTTGAGCGCTCCAAAATGTCTCGTCGACGTGCGACCATCGCTAAACGCTTGGTTGCAGCTCAACAGACGGCGGCGATGCTTACTACTTTTAACGAAGTTGATATGACCGCTATCCTGGATGTACGTAAACGTCGCAAAGACAAATTCAAAGAAAAGCATGATGTCGGACTCGGCTTTATGTCTTTCTTTACCAAAGCGGTTGTAGGTGCCCTTAAACAATTCCCGCTTGTTAATGCTGAGATCGACGGGGACGACATTGTCGTGAAGAAGTTCTATGATATCGGTATTGCGGTATCCGCGAAGGAAGGGCTTGTCGTACCAGTGGTACGCGACGCAGATCGCCTCAGCTTTGCTGAAATTGAACGGAATATCGGAGAGCTGGCTTCCAAAGCACGTAGTAACTCCTTGTCTCTTAATGAGCTGCAAGGCGGAACATTCACAATTACGAATGGTGGAATCTTCGGATCATTGCTCTCTACACCAATATTGAACTCACCGCAGGTTGGTATTCTCGGTATGCACAAAATTCAAGTGCGCCCTGTAGCGATTGATGATGAGCGTATGGAGAACAGACCTATGATGTATATCGCGCTGTCTTATGATCATCGAATCATTGATGGAAGTGATGCAGTTCGATTCTTGGTTACTGTGAAAGAATTGCTTGAAGATCCGGAATCCCTTCTGCTAGAAGGATAA
- a CDS encoding YfiT family bacillithiol transferase — protein sequence MNNDLRYPIGLEVEDSPTEENRRMWIDNIRMLPARLQEAVSGLSDEQLATPYRPEGWTVHQVVHHVADSHMNSFIRFKLALTENDPVIKPYEESLWAETTDVSNVQINASLSILEGLHSRWTALLESMSAEQYDRTFYHPGLQKKLTLGECARLYSWHSLHHTAHITSLRERMNW from the coding sequence ATGAACAATGATCTGAGGTATCCGATTGGTTTGGAAGTAGAAGATTCACCTACTGAAGAGAACCGCAGGATGTGGATAGACAACATTAGAATGCTTCCAGCGAGACTGCAAGAGGCAGTATCAGGATTATCGGATGAACAGCTCGCTACGCCGTATCGGCCTGAAGGCTGGACAGTTCATCAAGTCGTTCATCATGTTGCAGACAGTCATATGAACAGCTTTATTCGTTTCAAGCTTGCGCTTACCGAGAATGACCCCGTTATTAAACCCTATGAAGAGTCTTTATGGGCGGAGACAACTGATGTATCCAATGTGCAGATAAACGCTTCCTTGTCGATTCTAGAAGGCCTGCATTCGCGTTGGACCGCTCTACTGGAGTCCATGAGTGCTGAGCAATACGATCGTACTTTCTATCATCCTGGATTACAGAAGAAGCTGACTCTGGGAGAGTGTGCGAGATTGTACTCATGGCATAGTCTGCATCATACGGCGCACATCACATCGCTGCGCGAACGTATGAATTGGTAA
- a CDS encoding alpha/beta hydrolase — MQEYTFQLLDSDEVNIFVYRWTPEDHIPVKGIVQIAHGMCETAKRYEELASTLTDHGYIVYGNDHRGHGLTGMAQGMLGDGGPDVFNWMVKDVAELGEFIRKEQPELPLFLLGHSMGSFITQKLMYAHPDLFDGYILSGTNGKRGLLKFGQRLAALQAGLQGQEHRSLLLNAIIFGGYNRAFRPAATPFDWLSNDKEEVRKFVEDPMCGAICTTRFFRCFFDLLMEIHLPKHMSKIPKDKPVYIFSGQRDPVGMYGKGVMSLVETYRELQFADLQYRLYPDGRHEMLHEVNRKEVEQHIVDWLEQHMQQRA; from the coding sequence ATGCAGGAATACACGTTTCAATTGCTGGATAGTGACGAAGTCAATATCTTTGTATATCGCTGGACTCCGGAGGATCATATACCGGTCAAAGGGATCGTACAAATTGCTCACGGTATGTGTGAAACAGCGAAGCGTTATGAAGAGCTGGCCAGTACTTTGACGGACCATGGATATATCGTCTATGGTAATGATCATCGCGGTCACGGTCTAACAGGCATGGCACAAGGCATGCTGGGCGACGGCGGTCCGGATGTGTTCAACTGGATGGTAAAGGATGTTGCTGAACTTGGTGAATTTATACGCAAAGAACAGCCTGAATTGCCGCTATTTCTGTTAGGACACAGTATGGGGTCATTTATTACTCAGAAACTGATGTACGCACATCCTGATCTGTTTGATGGCTACATCCTGTCAGGAACGAATGGCAAACGGGGTCTTCTCAAATTTGGTCAAAGGCTGGCTGCCCTACAAGCCGGCTTACAGGGGCAAGAGCATCGCAGTCTTCTCTTGAACGCAATTATTTTTGGCGGATACAACCGCGCCTTTCGTCCTGCAGCCACCCCTTTTGACTGGTTATCCAATGATAAAGAGGAAGTTAGAAAATTCGTTGAGGATCCGATGTGCGGGGCGATATGTACCACTCGTTTTTTCCGGTGCTTCTTCGATCTGTTAATGGAGATCCATCTGCCCAAACATATGAGCAAGATCCCCAAGGATAAGCCAGTGTATATCTTCTCGGGTCAGCGGGATCCGGTGGGCATGTATGGCAAAGGGGTTATGAGTCTGGTTGAGACTTATCGGGAGCTGCAATTTGCCGATCTGCAATATCGGCTCTATCCTGATGGAAGACACGAAATGCTGCACGAGGTGAACCGCAAGGAAGTGGAGCAGCATATCGTAGATTGGCTGGAGCAGCATATGCAGCAGCGAGCATAG
- a CDS encoding type I phosphomannose isomerase catalytic subunit, whose product MTAPYPLQFEPEFKERVWGGRALEQFGLSLPEGHIGEGWMIADHPNGTTKVMNGELAGTGLDEIREQYGKSWLGTKGVSEKGGRFPLLIKLLDCNDDLSVQVHPTDDYEGLPKGELGKTEMWYVLDAKPGAKIIYGLKEQVTNDQLRTALNNGTVMDTLQEVSVEAGDSFFIPAGTVHALCAGVVVAEIQQNSDTTYRIYDYNRPGLDGKPRELHIEDSLNVTKFESTGATSMKTNHAVPGEWLTLASCPYFVVEKGIVSGTWNLNTTEDSFTILVVCDGTGSLAWNDGASLALTAGQCYLIPSSLGSYQLSGEATVLRSYLP is encoded by the coding sequence ATGACAGCACCATACCCATTGCAATTTGAACCTGAATTTAAAGAGAGAGTCTGGGGAGGACGCGCTCTAGAGCAATTCGGTTTATCTCTTCCCGAGGGGCATATTGGCGAAGGCTGGATGATCGCCGACCATCCAAATGGAACAACCAAAGTCATGAATGGCGAGCTTGCTGGCACAGGACTTGACGAGATTCGAGAGCAATACGGTAAATCATGGCTCGGCACAAAAGGCGTTTCTGAAAAGGGCGGCCGATTCCCGCTGCTCATTAAATTGCTCGACTGTAATGATGATCTGTCTGTCCAAGTGCATCCGACTGATGATTATGAAGGACTGCCCAAGGGAGAGCTTGGAAAGACGGAAATGTGGTATGTACTTGATGCCAAGCCAGGTGCCAAGATCATATACGGGCTCAAAGAACAAGTAACCAACGATCAACTCCGCACTGCCCTGAATAACGGCACGGTAATGGATACACTGCAGGAGGTCTCGGTTGAGGCAGGCGATTCCTTCTTTATACCAGCAGGTACGGTCCATGCCCTATGTGCTGGAGTCGTCGTCGCCGAAATTCAGCAGAATTCAGACACCACGTACCGTATATATGATTACAATCGACCAGGACTCGACGGTAAGCCTCGGGAACTACATATTGAAGATTCACTGAATGTTACGAAGTTTGAATCTACAGGGGCAACATCCATGAAGACGAATCATGCCGTTCCAGGAGAGTGGCTTACTCTTGCTTCATGTCCTTATTTTGTGGTGGAGAAAGGCATTGTCTCGGGAACATGGAATCTAAATACGACCGAGGACAGCTTCACTATACTCGTCGTATGTGACGGAACTGGCAGTCTTGCATGGAATGACGGAGCAAGTCTTGCCCTTACAGCGGGTCAATGTTACTTGATTCCTTCCAGCCTCGGGAGCTACCAACTATCTGGTGAAGCTACGGTGCTGCGCTCTTATCTTCCGTAA
- a CDS encoding class I SAM-dependent methyltransferase — protein MGFISVLSCAHQWIAARLRSGDYAIDATLGTGSDALFLAQTVGAKGHVYGFDIQEEAIRLSSAKLNNAANMDKLAPFSLFCCSHADMKEIIPTDKHGQIGAVMFNLGYLPVEHVDHSVITETSSTITAVTAALELLRPKGILTVVLYPGHQGGDEEATSVSKWASQLPTSVGQAVIYRQLQRETSPYLIAIEKK, from the coding sequence ATGGGTTTTATTTCGGTACTCAGCTGTGCCCATCAATGGATCGCAGCCCGACTGCGTTCCGGCGATTATGCAATAGATGCAACACTAGGGACAGGATCAGATGCCTTGTTCCTGGCTCAGACCGTAGGTGCAAAAGGCCACGTCTATGGTTTCGATATTCAGGAGGAGGCCATCCGCTTGTCTTCCGCCAAGCTGAACAACGCAGCGAACATGGACAAGCTTGCTCCCTTCTCCCTCTTCTGCTGCAGCCATGCAGATATGAAAGAGATCATTCCGACGGACAAACATGGACAGATTGGTGCCGTGATGTTCAATTTGGGCTATCTTCCCGTAGAGCATGTCGATCATAGCGTAATTACTGAAACCTCGAGCACCATCACCGCTGTGACAGCCGCTCTGGAACTTCTCAGACCCAAAGGCATATTAACAGTAGTTCTTTACCCAGGGCACCAAGGTGGAGATGAAGAAGCGACCAGCGTCTCTAAGTGGGCATCTCAATTGCCTACAAGCGTTGGACAAGCGGTTATTTATAGACAGCTGCAGCGAGAAACATCTCCATATCTTATTGCCATTGAGAAAAAGTAA
- a CDS encoding TIGR01212 family radical SAM protein (This family includes YhcC from E. coli K-12, an uncharacterized radical SAM protein.) → MNMPVSTPPLLWGDKRFHTWNHEMREQFDNKVFKVMLDAGFTCPNRDGSIAKGGCTFCSARGSGDFAGSRRDDLITQFNTIRDRQHQKWPNAQYIGYFQAYTNTYAPVQQLREYYEVILKQPGVVGLSIATRPDCLPDDVVDYLAELNESTYLWVEMGLQTIHETTSQLINRAHDTKCYEEAVEKLRKRNIRVCTHIIHGLPQETHEMMLETTRAVAHMDVQGIKIHLLHLMKKTPMVKQYEAGLLRFMEQEEYIKLIVDSLEILPPEMIVHRLTGDAPRNLLIGPLWSMKKWEVLNGIDAELRARNTWQGKYWRRA, encoded by the coding sequence ATGAATATGCCAGTTTCAACTCCTCCGCTGCTCTGGGGAGATAAGCGATTTCACACTTGGAATCATGAGATGCGTGAGCAGTTTGATAATAAAGTATTTAAAGTCATGCTGGATGCTGGATTTACGTGTCCCAATCGGGACGGCTCCATAGCCAAAGGCGGTTGTACTTTCTGCAGCGCACGTGGTTCCGGTGATTTTGCCGGTTCGAGACGTGATGATCTAATTACCCAATTCAACACGATCAGAGACCGACAGCATCAAAAATGGCCAAACGCCCAGTATATTGGATATTTCCAGGCTTATACCAATACTTATGCGCCTGTTCAGCAGCTTCGCGAGTATTACGAAGTGATTCTCAAGCAGCCTGGTGTCGTTGGGTTGTCCATCGCTACAAGGCCGGACTGTCTGCCGGATGATGTTGTAGACTATCTGGCTGAGCTTAATGAAAGTACTTATCTATGGGTTGAAATGGGGCTTCAAACCATTCATGAAACCACCTCCCAGCTCATTAACCGTGCTCATGATACGAAGTGTTATGAGGAAGCGGTGGAGAAACTGAGAAAACGAAATATTCGGGTATGCACCCACATCATTCACGGTCTCCCTCAAGAGACACATGAAATGATGCTGGAGACGACGCGTGCGGTGGCCCATATGGACGTGCAGGGCATCAAGATCCATTTACTCCATCTCATGAAGAAGACACCTATGGTTAAGCAGTACGAGGCCGGTTTGCTTCGGTTCATGGAACAGGAGGAGTACATTAAGCTGATCGTGGATTCCCTGGAGATTTTGCCTCCAGAAATGATCGTCCACCGTTTAACCGGGGATGCTCCTAGAAATCTGCTGATCGGACCCCTGTGGTCCATGAAAAAATGGGAAGTGTTAAACGGAATTGATGCTGAGCTCCGTGCACGTAATACATGGCAGGGTAAATATTGGAGGAGAGCTTGA
- the trmB gene encoding tRNA (guanosine(46)-N7)-methyltransferase TrmB: MRLRGRKGIRESLESQTDLVILNPEEYKGKWADLFGNGKPIHVEFGMGKGQFISQMSYRNQEVNYIGIDMYDELVRRASDKARIAWAEEEVETPPNLKLALANIENILDVFEQGEVERIYLNFSDPWPKSKHARRRLTHPRFLDKYKEVLNSQGQIHFKTDSETLFEFSLNSFADYGLQMTNISLNLHRDGLNEEHVMTEYEQKFMGKGMNIHRVEVLIGEDALKEYQEIRLKKYRYQEPTV, encoded by the coding sequence ATGCGTTTACGCGGCAGAAAAGGGATTCGCGAAAGTCTGGAAAGTCAAACGGATCTGGTTATATTGAATCCAGAAGAATATAAAGGCAAATGGGCTGACTTGTTTGGCAACGGAAAGCCGATCCATGTTGAGTTTGGAATGGGTAAAGGACAGTTCATTAGTCAAATGAGTTACCGCAATCAAGAAGTGAATTATATCGGTATTGATATGTACGATGAGCTCGTTCGTCGTGCCAGCGATAAGGCTAGAATAGCTTGGGCTGAGGAAGAGGTCGAGACGCCTCCTAATTTGAAGCTGGCTCTTGCCAATATTGAGAACATCCTGGATGTGTTTGAACAAGGGGAAGTGGAACGAATCTATCTTAACTTTAGTGATCCATGGCCTAAGTCTAAGCATGCACGGAGACGACTGACGCATCCGCGTTTCCTGGACAAGTATAAGGAAGTGCTGAACAGCCAAGGTCAAATTCATTTCAAAACAGATTCTGAGACTTTGTTCGAGTTCTCGTTAAATTCGTTTGCGGATTACGGTCTCCAAATGACAAATATCTCCCTGAACTTGCACCGGGACGGGCTGAACGAGGAGCATGTCATGACAGAGTACGAGCAGAAGTTCATGGGTAAAGGGATGAACATTCACCGTGTCGAGGTTTTGATTGGTGAGGATGCACTTAAGGAATATCAAGAGATTCGCCTTAAGAAATATCGTTATCAGGAACCAACTGTATAA
- a CDS encoding UDP-N-acetylglucosamine--LPS N-acetylglucosamine transferase yields the protein MSKKRVLLLSEGFGAGHTQAAYALSSSLRKLSSDVQTKVLELGSFLNPHVAPLIINAYKKTVTNQPRLVALMYKSQYKKPINRFTTLALHRLFYTHTRSIIRQLKPDIIVCTHPIPSAVIARLKRLGLEVPLCTVITDYDVHGTWISPEVNRYLVSTSDVLDKLTQRGVAMEKIQVTGIPVHPNFWEHPSHDEIRQKFNLKPMPTVLVMGGGWGLMTDEIVNEYLAKWHKDIQFIYVLGNNEKSRIAMERNPIYQQPNIHVMGFTREVDKLMEVSDLLVTKPGGMTCSEGLAKGIPMLFHNPLPGQEQENCQYFTGLGLGEPISSLQVVEKWMNKLLNNYSDIVQRRRQHIREIEKFHPMQSARSIIELVDSERVPT from the coding sequence GTGAGCAAAAAAAGAGTGTTGTTATTATCTGAAGGATTCGGAGCTGGACATACTCAAGCCGCATACGCACTCTCGAGCAGTTTAAGAAAACTCTCATCTGATGTGCAGACGAAAGTGCTTGAACTTGGGAGTTTTCTTAATCCCCATGTTGCTCCACTGATCATAAATGCATACAAAAAAACCGTAACTAATCAACCTAGGCTCGTCGCACTAATGTATAAGAGTCAGTATAAGAAACCGATCAACCGCTTTACGACTCTTGCTCTGCACAGGCTGTTCTATACACATACTCGAAGCATCATACGGCAGTTAAAACCGGATATCATCGTATGTACCCACCCCATTCCCAGCGCAGTCATAGCCAGATTGAAGAGATTGGGATTAGAGGTGCCGTTATGTACCGTCATAACCGATTATGATGTACACGGAACCTGGATTAGTCCCGAGGTGAATCGATATTTGGTCTCTACTTCGGATGTATTGGATAAGCTGACCCAGCGGGGTGTTGCCATGGAGAAGATCCAAGTGACCGGGATCCCGGTTCACCCTAATTTTTGGGAGCATCCAAGCCATGACGAGATTAGACAGAAGTTTAATCTGAAACCTATGCCAACTGTTCTCGTCATGGGTGGAGGCTGGGGACTGATGACGGATGAAATTGTCAACGAATACTTAGCGAAGTGGCATAAGGATATTCAATTCATCTATGTTCTGGGGAACAATGAGAAATCACGAATTGCCATGGAACGTAACCCCATTTATCAGCAGCCGAATATTCATGTAATGGGATTTACACGAGAGGTCGACAAGCTAATGGAAGTATCGGATCTTCTGGTGACCAAGCCCGGAGGTATGACCTGCTCAGAGGGTCTGGCGAAAGGCATCCCAATGCTCTTCCATAATCCGCTTCCAGGCCAAGAGCAAGAAAATTGTCAGTATTTCACAGGTCTAGGGCTTGGAGAGCCCATAAGCTCGCTTCAAGTGGTTGAAAAATGGATGAACAAGCTTCTGAATAATTATTCTGATATCGTTCAAAGGCGAAGACAGCATATTCGCGAAATCGAAAAGTTCCATCCTATGCAGAGCGCTAGAAGCATTATTGAATTGGTTGACTCAGAAAGGGTGCCCACATGA
- a CDS encoding phosphatase PAP2 family protein, protein MDRLFVRLQAMEQKIFIWINGRLHNRFLNFWLYYLTHLGGATFTITASLLIGFMAPEPWGQAGYMAFTALAISHIPVAAAKKLYPRIRPYLAMPETNTFRNPLSDHSFPSGHTTAIFSVTMPFMFTFPEVTLLLLPVACIVGFSRIYLGLHYPSDVLAGAIIGTSVAFGTVALWP, encoded by the coding sequence ATGGACCGTCTTTTCGTACGACTTCAGGCGATGGAGCAAAAAATTTTCATATGGATTAACGGGCGTCTCCATAACCGTTTTCTCAACTTCTGGCTGTATTATCTAACTCATCTTGGTGGAGCCACCTTTACGATCACAGCTTCCTTGTTAATCGGCTTTATGGCACCTGAACCATGGGGACAAGCCGGTTACATGGCATTCACCGCACTGGCTATAAGTCATATTCCAGTTGCTGCGGCGAAGAAGCTGTATCCTAGAATCAGACCCTATCTAGCCATGCCGGAAACGAATACGTTTCGCAATCCATTATCCGATCATTCATTTCCATCAGGTCATACAACGGCAATCTTTTCTGTAACGATGCCTTTTATGTTTACGTTTCCTGAAGTGACCCTTTTGTTGCTTCCTGTCGCTTGCATCGTCGGTTTTTCCCGAATTTACTTAGGGCTGCATTATCCTTCTGATGTCCTAGCCGGGGCAATCATTGGTACTTCAGTCGCATTCGGCACGGTTGCATTGTGGCCCTAA
- a CDS encoding glycosyltransferase family 2 protein: MFNAIFVTFQVILAFLAVYQFGFSLFGLIKKKKKQQFPPNKSFAVLVAAHNEAEVIGALLENLKKLDYPKELYDVFVICDNCTDNTAEIVRAHGMNACVRTNADQRGKGYAIEWMLKELWSMPKQYDAVVMFDADNLAAKNFLQEMNNDLNRGAKVIQGYIDTKNPEDSWITAAYGISYWYINRLWQLSRHNLNMANFLGGTGMCFESKLLKDMGWGATSLVEDLEFTMRAVDRDVYPVFNYDAKVFDEKPLSFKASARQRLRWMQGHFTVARRYFFPLIWKSIKQGSLVKFDLAVYSANVYVVLLTFIMTAISFVDIILFNGPNITNIYGYLPIWVGFLAIAANVVTFLLSLALEKVRFKKVYTSLILFPIYLLSWYPITLYAFFTQNNKQWSHTKHTRVVRLEEVQSKQG, from the coding sequence ATGTTTAATGCGATATTTGTAACGTTTCAAGTAATCTTGGCGTTCCTGGCTGTGTATCAGTTCGGTTTTTCTCTGTTCGGCTTGATTAAAAAGAAGAAGAAACAACAGTTTCCGCCGAACAAGTCTTTTGCTGTATTGGTTGCTGCTCACAATGAGGCAGAAGTCATTGGAGCTTTGCTGGAAAATTTAAAGAAATTGGATTATCCCAAAGAACTGTACGATGTATTCGTCATTTGTGATAATTGTACAGATAATACGGCCGAGATCGTTCGTGCACACGGTATGAATGCATGTGTAAGAACAAATGCGGATCAGCGCGGTAAAGGTTATGCGATTGAATGGATGCTTAAAGAGCTCTGGAGCATGCCGAAGCAATATGATGCAGTTGTTATGTTTGACGCCGATAATCTAGCCGCGAAGAACTTCCTTCAGGAGATGAACAATGACCTGAACAGAGGAGCTAAAGTCATTCAAGGCTATATCGATACGAAGAATCCAGAGGATTCCTGGATCACAGCGGCTTACGGTATTTCCTACTGGTACATTAACCGCTTGTGGCAGCTGTCCCGTCATAATCTCAATATGGCTAACTTCCTTGGCGGCACAGGGATGTGCTTTGAGAGCAAGCTGCTTAAAGACATGGGCTGGGGAGCTACGTCTCTGGTTGAGGACCTGGAGTTTACAATGCGTGCTGTAGACCGTGATGTATATCCGGTGTTCAACTATGATGCGAAGGTATTTGATGAGAAGCCGTTATCTTTTAAAGCGTCGGCGAGACAACGTCTTCGCTGGATGCAGGGGCACTTCACCGTAGCCAGAAGATACTTCTTCCCATTGATCTGGAAAAGTATCAAGCAAGGCAGCTTGGTGAAATTTGACCTTGCCGTATATAGTGCTAACGTTTATGTGGTATTGCTGACCTTTATCATGACAGCAATCAGCTTCGTGGATATTATCTTGTTCAATGGACCGAACATCACTAATATTTACGGATATCTGCCGATATGGGTTGGATTCCTGGCGATTGCGGCGAACGTGGTTACGTTCCTGTTGTCTCTCGCTTTGGAGAAGGTCCGCTTCAAGAAAGTGTACACTTCACTTATCTTGTTCCCGATTTATCTGTTATCCTGGTATCCAATTACGCTGTATGCCTTCTTTACGCAGAACAATAAGCAATGGAGCCACACGAAGCATACCCGTGTCGTTCGATTGGAAGAGGTTCAGAGTAAACAAGGATAA